Proteins from a genomic interval of Salmo salar chromosome ssa14, Ssal_v3.1, whole genome shotgun sequence:
- the LOC106569548 gene encoding midnolin isoform X2, with the protein MDHHQPDTRSFIPRAAPVCASVPTEPFMRLSISSTTGSRFELSVHRGETVEVLRRRLSQKLRVPKERFVLLHKETRLSTGKLHDLGIVDGSKLTLVPTIESGLLSSQPSRREQTIMQALESLTETQVSDFLSGRSPLTLALRVGDHMMFVQLQLAPQSAAGQQQSHLITQRAGRAGVEQVHAAKCGSTRFPYPSPAHLSSNTPASPAPLSPHTPSSTSHITYLSPSPSAPLRSTNPTCSSPGPQSPTPATTYPEGDCSVAGTPTSNKTAAGEPGAVIESFVSHAPGVFSGTFSGTLPPAGQDSTSTGVRSSRRGINTIVQILNDLLSATRHYQGAPLSLSQLLCRPPSTPTSSTPSTPTSPFLPPSPLTPDLVSTATSGPLTDHISQEQSHSCKPTDLCSSQSEEENQSLRCKLERLQMLMHQRRLRRRARRGTRTSHPYPPHHRQPWSPGRDNASRHSNGSLSSSEGSSLDDLELQWKPELPSDLVMA; encoded by the exons ATGGACCATCATCAACCCGACACACGTAGCTTCATTCCCCGTGCGGCTCCAGTCTGCGCGTCGGTACCTACTGAACCATTCATGCGCTTGTCCATCAGCTCGACCACAGGCAGCCGCTTCGAGCTCTCTGTCCATCGGGGAGAGACGGTGGAGGTGCTGAGGAGACGACTTTCCCAAAAGCTCAGAGTACCGAAAGAAAGATTCGTCTTGCTGCATAAGGAAAC AAGGTTGAGTACAGGGAAACTCCATGACCTGGGCATAGTTGATGGGAGTAAGCTGACACTGGTCCCAACTATTGAATCAGGCTTGTTATCA TCCCAACCATCCAGAAGAGAGCAGACCATCATGCAGGCTTTGGAGAGTTTAACTGAAACTCAG GTCAGTGACTTCCTGTCTGGCCGTTCACCCCTGACCCTTGCCCTCAGGGTCGGTGATCACATGATGTTTGTCCAGCTGCAACTGGCCCCCCAGAGTGCCGCTGGGCAGCAGCAGAGTCACCTCATCACCCAGCGAGCAGGCAGAGCTGGGGTTGAACAGGTGCATGCTGCGAAGTGTGGGTCCACTAGGTTCCCTTACCCCAGCCCAGCCCACCTCTCCTCCAACACCCCAGcctcccctgcccctctctcccctcatacCCCCTCCTCAACCTCTCACAtcacctacctctctccatcacctAGTGCCCCCCTCCGCTCCACCAACCCCACCTGCTCCAGCCCTGGACCCCAGAGCCCAACCCCTGCCACCACCTACCCAGAG GGTGACTGCAGTGTGGCTGGTACTCCCACCTCTAATAAAACAGCTGCCGGGGAACCAGGTGCTGTCATAGAGAGCTTTGTGAGCCATGCACCAGGAGTCTTCTCAGGGACCTTTTCAGGCACTCTGCCCCCAGCTGGGCAGGACAGCACCAGTACCGGTGTCAGGTCATCCAGACGAGGCATCAACACCATCGTCCAGATCCTCAACGACCTTCTCAGTGCCACTCGCCACTACCAGGGGGCTCCACTGTCCCTCTCCCAGCTCCTCTGCCGCCCTCCCAGCACCCCAACCAGCAGCACTCCGAGTACCCCAACCTCGCCCTTCCTGCCGCCCTCACCTCTCACCCCTGACCTTGTCAGCACTGCTACCTCAGGACCACTTACAGACCACATCAGCCAGGAACAAAGTCACTCATGTAAACCTACTG ACCTGTGTTCCAGTCAATCTGAGGAAGAGAACCAGTCGTTGCGTTGTAAACTGGAGCGCCTTCAGATGTTGATGCACCAGAGACGCCTGCGCAGGCGGGCTCGCAGGGGCACACGCACCTCACACCCCTACCCTCCTCACCACCGTCAACCCTGGTCGCCCGGCCGAGACAACGCCAGCCGCCATAGCAACGGCAGCCTGTCCAGCAGCGAGGGCTCTTCCCTGGACGACCTGGAGTTGCAATGGAAACCGGAGCTACCCTCCGATCTTGTGATGGCATAA
- the LOC106569548 gene encoding midnolin isoform X1, translating to MDHHQPDTRSFIPRAAPVCASVPTEPFMRLSISSTTGSRFELSVHRGETVEVLRRRLSQKLRVPKERFVLLHKETRLSTGKLHDLGIVDGSKLTLVPTIESGLLSSQPSRREQTIMQALESLTETQVSDFLSGRSPLTLALRVGDHMMFVQLQLAPQSAAGQQQSHLITQRAGRAGVEQVHAAKCGSTRFPYPSPAHLSSNTPASPAPLSPHTPSSTSHITYLSPSPSAPLRSTNPTCSSPGPQSPTPATTYPEGDCSVAGTPTSNKTAAGEPGAVIESFVSHAPGVFSGTFSGTLPPAGQDSTSTGVRSSRRGINTIVQILNDLLSATRHYQGAPLSLSQLLCRPPSTPTSSTPSTPTSPFLPPSPLTPDLVSTATSGPLTDHISQEQSHSCKPTADLCSSQSEEENQSLRCKLERLQMLMHQRRLRRRARRGTRTSHPYPPHHRQPWSPGRDNASRHSNGSLSSSEGSSLDDLELQWKPELPSDLVMA from the exons ATGGACCATCATCAACCCGACACACGTAGCTTCATTCCCCGTGCGGCTCCAGTCTGCGCGTCGGTACCTACTGAACCATTCATGCGCTTGTCCATCAGCTCGACCACAGGCAGCCGCTTCGAGCTCTCTGTCCATCGGGGAGAGACGGTGGAGGTGCTGAGGAGACGACTTTCCCAAAAGCTCAGAGTACCGAAAGAAAGATTCGTCTTGCTGCATAAGGAAAC AAGGTTGAGTACAGGGAAACTCCATGACCTGGGCATAGTTGATGGGAGTAAGCTGACACTGGTCCCAACTATTGAATCAGGCTTGTTATCA TCCCAACCATCCAGAAGAGAGCAGACCATCATGCAGGCTTTGGAGAGTTTAACTGAAACTCAG GTCAGTGACTTCCTGTCTGGCCGTTCACCCCTGACCCTTGCCCTCAGGGTCGGTGATCACATGATGTTTGTCCAGCTGCAACTGGCCCCCCAGAGTGCCGCTGGGCAGCAGCAGAGTCACCTCATCACCCAGCGAGCAGGCAGAGCTGGGGTTGAACAGGTGCATGCTGCGAAGTGTGGGTCCACTAGGTTCCCTTACCCCAGCCCAGCCCACCTCTCCTCCAACACCCCAGcctcccctgcccctctctcccctcatacCCCCTCCTCAACCTCTCACAtcacctacctctctccatcacctAGTGCCCCCCTCCGCTCCACCAACCCCACCTGCTCCAGCCCTGGACCCCAGAGCCCAACCCCTGCCACCACCTACCCAGAG GGTGACTGCAGTGTGGCTGGTACTCCCACCTCTAATAAAACAGCTGCCGGGGAACCAGGTGCTGTCATAGAGAGCTTTGTGAGCCATGCACCAGGAGTCTTCTCAGGGACCTTTTCAGGCACTCTGCCCCCAGCTGGGCAGGACAGCACCAGTACCGGTGTCAGGTCATCCAGACGAGGCATCAACACCATCGTCCAGATCCTCAACGACCTTCTCAGTGCCACTCGCCACTACCAGGGGGCTCCACTGTCCCTCTCCCAGCTCCTCTGCCGCCCTCCCAGCACCCCAACCAGCAGCACTCCGAGTACCCCAACCTCGCCCTTCCTGCCGCCCTCACCTCTCACCCCTGACCTTGTCAGCACTGCTACCTCAGGACCACTTACAGACCACATCAGCCAGGAACAAAGTCACTCATGTAAACCTACTG cAGACCTGTGTTCCAGTCAATCTGAGGAAGAGAACCAGTCGTTGCGTTGTAAACTGGAGCGCCTTCAGATGTTGATGCACCAGAGACGCCTGCGCAGGCGGGCTCGCAGGGGCACACGCACCTCACACCCCTACCCTCCTCACCACCGTCAACCCTGGTCGCCCGGCCGAGACAACGCCAGCCGCCATAGCAACGGCAGCCTGTCCAGCAGCGAGGGCTCTTCCCTGGACGACCTGGAGTTGCAATGGAAACCGGAGCTACCCTCCGATCTTGTGATGGCATAA